The following nucleotide sequence is from Trifolium pratense cultivar HEN17-A07 linkage group LG2, ARS_RC_1.1, whole genome shotgun sequence.
GGTTTATATAAATCTATattcaaaataatagttttgGTAGATATGTTGAATTATTCTTTGATTTAACTTCATCTACAATCTTaagcattttcattttttctctaaaaagaatgtaaattaaataactaaataaaaggaaaaagaaagatcAATACATAGCATTCAATTGCATTAAGCATAGCATCATGATCTTTAACCTTTTTTCGAAAACGACTTCACAAGAATATTACATCCTTCTTGCATCTTGTTATTGACATTGTGTTGGCTTCTTCAAATTGTAGAATTCTAAAAGAGCATATATAAATGGAAAAAGGAAGGAAGAATGGAGATCAAGAAGAGtaaggaaaaaataataactaaGAACATGAAGAGTAAAATTCAGCTCTTTTAGAGTCTTATGGATATTGAGTAACCCAATGTGTGGCCGATCTCCCGCAgcaaatatgaaattaaccACTGATCTGGACTTGACTCCGGCCACATTCTTTAACCATTCTGTTACCATCTATCAAATTTCGCATAGAATTCGCCTCCTTCCACTTCCCAACAGAGTTATACAAATTAGCCATTAATACACAACTCGCAGAACTTTTTGAACTATCGCCTAATAACTTGGCAGCTGCAAGCTCTCCCAGCTCAACATTGCCATGGATCCTACAAGCACTAAGCAATGGACCCAAAGCTTGGGCTTGGACTTCCGGTGGCATCGCCTCAACTGCATCTAAAGCTCGGTCAAGTTGCCCAACTCGGCCCAGAAGATCGACCAAACAAGTATAATGTTCTATTGTCGGAGTTATTCCAAAATCTGTTTGCATACTTTTGAAGTACTTCAATCCATCTTCTACCAATCCACAATGGCTACATCCAAGCAAAAGACTAGTGTAAACAATGGCATCCGGTTTTATCCCTTCTAAAGTTGTCATTTTTTCAAAGAGGTTAATAGCTTTATTCGCCATTCCATGGATGGCATAACTATTTATCATGGAAGTCCAAGTGgttaaatctttatttttgacGCTTTCAAATACTTCTCTTGCTTTATTGATGCTACCACATTTAGAGTACATGTGTATGAGAGACGCTTGGACTTGTTGGTCCAACTCAAATCCGTTTTCGAAAACGTATTGTTCAATCTCTTGTCCAATGTTGAGTGATCCAAAATTAGCACAGGCTGATAAAACAGTTGCAAGGGTTGCTCCATTTGGTCTATTTTCTGTCCTTACCATCCTTCTAAAGAGATCCAATGCTTCCTTTGGGTGACCTGAATGGCCATATCCTGCAATCATTGACGTCCATGATAGAACATTTTTTCGAATGATTGCATCAAATATCATTCTAGCAGATGTAAGTTTACCGCACTTTGCGTACATAGTTATAAGTAAGTTTTCAATGGAATCCTCTTTATCACACCCACATTTGAGTGCAAGAGTGTGAACTGATGAAGCTAGCAAGAAGTCTCCTAATTGAATGCAACCAGAAATAAGATTTAGAAACACAACAAAGTCAATGCCAATACTTTGATGCCGCATTTGATTGAATAACTTAAACACTTCCGCGACATCTCCAACTTTCACATAACCCCCCATGATAGTTGTCCAAGAAACTGTTGTTTTTTCGTCCATAGAGTCAAAAACTTTCCTTGCTTCATCCGTTCGTCCAAACTGAGCATACATACCCATCAATGAGTTATCCAAAGATACCTCAAAACACAGAAGTCCACGTTTAACAACACAACAATGTATTGACATACCCTGCGAAAGAAACTCAAAAGATTTCATACCAGAAGAAAAACCCGAGAAAATTGAAACATACGTAGATGAACTCGGTTCAAAACCAAAAACCAACATCTCTTTCAAGAGATTCAACGCCTTATCCATCAAAGACTCACGACAGTAAGCCGAAATCACAGTGTTCCAAGAGACAACACTTCTTTgtggcatttcatcaaacaccttTCTTGCAGATTCAATAACCGAACACTTCGAGTACATATCAACAAGTGAAGTTTGAACAAAGGTATCAGATTGGAACCCAAGTCTAAAGACATGTCCATGAAGCATTGTACCGTGTGGAATGGAAAAGAGGTTGGCACAAGACTTGAGGAGTAAAGGGTATGTGAAGGTGTTGCCATTGACACAAGAATGGTGcataaaagaatatatttttaaggtttCTGTGAAGAACCCATTATTTGTTGAGTCTCGAATCATCAAATTCCATAGGTAAAGGGGTCTTTGCCTTTGGAAGTTGGTAAAAGTCGAAGAAGGACGCAGTGGCATTTACTTTTCAGTTCCTAGGCATTGTTTTTCCGTTTGTCCATGTTGTTCGTTGCAAGCCATGATCCTTAAATACATCAAAATAACTAACGTGTGAAATCCACAATTGCAATTTGACCCGACACCCGCATAAAAAATCCGCATTTTAGGTATGAGTACATGCATGAATAATTACCCATAAAAATAAGCGGGTGTGAGTGTAGGTACGGTACCTTAGTATCTATCCCGCCCAAtatccacataatatatatttatttattttatttatattattatataatagaGCTATGCTAAATGGTACGAAGGATGATTTAACGAAAGGCAAGAAATGTTAATCTGTAATGTTATAATTGGTGGTCAAATAATCAGTTTCGGTTTTTATGGAAATCAGGGGGGTGTGGGTGATAAAGTCATGAACTTCTTtattttcgtttttttattcttcCGTACAAACTAGTATTTTcctatataataatatatgtatatcaattgcAAGCCATGATTATGTCGGTTGATTTAGATCGGACGACCTACAGTTGTAACTGCGTCACGCAGTTATTGTAGGAAATCCATTTCCCACATAGTGTGCTTGCTTGACTCAGTAGTTTACTTATTACGTAATaatctaattttatttactCACATTAAGATTAACCTAAGTAATAAATGCTTAAATACCTTACATAAAGTAAGTCATTAGTATGCATATACGCAATCTATGTTTAAGGGTATTTTAGTCAAATTTAAATGTAATCAGATTTTTGTTGGATGTAATTAGAAAAAATCCAAATTAAATCAGTTCGGATTTAAACAAATCTTTTGGTGTTATTAAGGTTTTTTTTGGTGTTTAACCGAATTTTGAAGTGAGTCATCAACATGTACATGGCCATAAAAGGTGAGAATAAGCTacgccgagctaggctttgccaaacTTGACACCGACCTGttaaaaaatcgaaggtctgagttTGGTCTGTGATCTATCATAAGTTTATCTTTTAGGCTCAAGTGTGTCTTTTGAAAGTCTAATATGGCTTATTAGTATGTTTAAAAGCTTATTTCAcattaacatatttaaataagttttttaaatatacttattaACTAATAAACCATTGTCCTTTTGATagttaacatgatattttagagaatttaacTATACATGtcaatcatatttcaattctaatttataataatacatttatatatctgaaaaactaatattttagaaaaaaaaatcattttatttataaaaataattacttttaattgttttgtgtCTGTTTGTTACGGatttataaaataatcaaaaaacagctaaaaataatcagaaaacagttaaaaataagaaactaCTAAATCTccgtttgttatagcttattttagataaaaattactttttttataaaaataatcacttttaattgttttgcatctgtttgttacagattttaaaataatcagaaattaaaaataagcagaaaacagctaaaaatgagaagttactaagagtagcttataaaataatagattttttttagaggagagagaaaaaaatgttaaaagaagaaagttatttgtaattaaaaaaaaatcacttttataagttgcatccaaacaaactaaaaattattttatttaaaagaagtgatttttattatattaaacaaACACAGAGTagattcaacttttctaaaaatctctaaaaactaatctctaaattattttacatcaaaatcactattttttttaatctgtaacaaacggaccctaagagtagcttataaaataatagatttttttagaggagataaaagaaatgttaaaagaagaaagttatttgtaattaaaaaaatcacttttataagttgtatccaaacaaactaaagattattttatttaaaaaaagtgatttttattataataaacaaacacaatgtaaattcaacttttctaaaaatctctaaaaactaatctctaaattattttacatcaaaatcactatttttttaatctgtaacaaacgcACGCACCCATCAAAATTTTGGTAGATAGGGATCCCATAAAAACTTCTTTCGAGCAAAGGGCAAAACTTGGTCATTTCTCAAGAACAATAGTTAAGGGACCCGATACTACTACTTGGATCTGGAACCTACATGCTGATGCTCATGATTTCGATAGCCATACTAGTGATTTAGAGGAGGATTCATCGATTATTTGTTCGCCGGAACTAAAACTAccgaaaaaattaataaatttataatttaatcaaaatataaattttaatatataaataataataataataataataataaatatattattcatataacttaaataGACCGATCTAATAAgctaaaatgttttttaatatactgcaatctaaattatttaactaaatatacttataaattat
It contains:
- the LOC123908761 gene encoding pentatricopeptide repeat-containing protein At4g19191, mitochondrial-like, with amino-acid sequence MPLRPSSTFTNFQRQRPLYLWNLMIRDSTNNGFFTETLKIYSFMHHSCVNGNTFTYPLLLKSCANLFSIPHGTMLHGHVFRLGFQSDTFVQTSLVDMYSKCSVIESARKVFDEMPQRSVVSWNTVISAYCRESLMDKALNLLKEMLVFGFEPSSSTYVSIFSGFSSGMKSFEFLSQGMSIHCCVVKRGLLCFEVSLDNSLMGMYAQFGRTDEARKVFDSMDEKTTVSWTTIMGGYVKVGDVAEVFKLFNQMRHQSIGIDFVVFLNLISGCIQLGDFLLASSVHTLALKCGCDKEDSIENLLITMYAKCGKLTSARMIFDAIIRKNVLSWTSMIAGYGHSGHPKEALDLFRRMVRTENRPNGATLATVLSACANFGSLNIGQEIEQYVFENGFELDQQVQASLIHMYSKCGSINKAREVFESVKNKDLTTWTSMINSYAIHGMANKAINLFEKMTTLEGIKPDAIVYTSLLLGCSHCGLVEDGLKYFKSMQTDFGITPTIEHYTCLVDLLGRVGQLDRALDAVEAMPPEVQAQALGPLLSACRIHGNVELGELAAAKLLGDSSKSSASCVLMANLYNSVGKWKEANSMRNLIDGNRMVKECGRSQVQISG